CGTTCCGCCGACCGGGCCCGCCCGATGGGCCAGCGTACGCCCATCGCAGGGGTCCGCAAAAGCGGCGAAGAATTCCCCGCCGAGGCTTCGATCGCCAAGGTCGAGCACGACGGCCGGCTGGTCCTGGCGGTGGCGCTGCGGGACAACTCCGAACGCGCCCGCGCGGAACGCGAGCAGCAGTTTCTGGCCCGGGCGGGGGTTGTGCTGGCGTCCTCGCTGGACGTGGAAGAGACCTGCCGGCACACGGCGCGGCTGGGAGTGGGCGACGGCGCCGCCTGGAGCGCGGTGTACCTGCTGGACCCCGGCTCGAACGTGCTTTGTCGCGCCGCCTGCGAACACGCCCGGGCGTCGCACCGCGCGCAGCTCAAGGGGCTGCCGGCCCGCATCGAAGCGGGACAAGCAGCGTTCGGGGTCGGCGTGGGCGGTACGGCGAGGCTGCTGGACGAGCTGCCGGAAGCGCTCGAGGTGGATCCCGACGCCGGCCTCGTGCCCTCCGCCAAGCGGTCCGTGATCGTGGCCCCCTTGCCGGCCCGTGACGCCGCCGTGGGCGTGCTCGTGCTCGTCGCTCCCGACGACGTCTCGTTCGACGGGAACGCGGTGTTCGCCGCGCAGGAGCTCGCCGGCCGCGCCGCCGTCGCCATCGACAACGCACGCCTGTACGAGTCGGCCCGCCGCGCGGTGCTGGGGCGTGACGAGATCATGAGCATCGTGTCGCACGACATCGGCACCGCCATTTCGGCCATCCTGGTCAGCGGCAAGGCGTTGGAAAGGCGGCTCGGAGACGCCCCGGAGGCCGATCTGGTGAGCAACATCCGCAACGCCGCGCGCCAGGTCGGCCGGCTGGTCTCGGATCTGCTGGACGCCGAGCGCCTGGAGCGCGGTGGCCTGTCGGTCCGCCCCGAGGCTACCCGCGTAGCCGACGTCGTGCGGCGCGCACGCGAGATCGTGGACCCGCCCGCGGATACGCGCGGGGTCCGGATCCGGGTGGAGGTGGGGACCCAGACGCCCTCCCTGATGGCCGACGCGGATCGCGTGGTCCAGATCCTCTGCAACGTGGTCGGCAACGCGGTCAAGTATTCGCCGGACGGCGGCGCCGTGACCGTGACGGTGGCGGGGACCGGGTCGCCCGCCCCGGCGGCGCCCCAGGCCGCCGTACCCGTCGAGGAGGAAGCGCGTTTCGTGCATTTTCGGATCAGCGATGACGGGCCCGGGATCGCCTCGGAGGATCTGTCGAGGCTGTTCGAACCGTTCTGGCGCCGGCCCAACGACCCGGTCGGCGGAGCCGGCCTGGGCCTGGCGATCGCGCGCGGACTGGTGCGCGCACACGGGGGTGAGATCGCGGTGGAGAGTGCGCTGGGCGACGGTACCGCGGTGTCCTTCACGATCCCGGCGGCGCCTCGGGACGCGGATGACTAGCCACTGGAGTTCCGGTGGGTACCACGCGTCGCGAAGACGCCAGCCCGCTCCGTCGTAGATCTCGAGACCCCGTGAGCCGCCCGAACCGAATCGACCGGACGATGACCATGAAGGACCTGTTCCTGCACGAAGAGCTGACGCTGCTAGCGCTGAGGGATCGCGCGGGCACGTTCGTTTCCGGAACCCAGTACCCGTACGCCGTCGGTGGCGCCGTCCTGGCGGAGCTCCTCATGGCGCGACGGATCGGGCGCACCGTGCACCGAGGGAAGCGGAGGATCGAGGTGATCGACTCCGCGCCCACCGGTGATCCGCTGCTGGACCAGTGGATCGAGAAGATGTCCGCCTCGCGGAAGCCGCGCAGCATGAAAGAGTGGGTGGGCAAGATCGGCGAGATCGGGCGACTGAAGCATCGCGTTGCGGTCCAGCTCTGCCGCCGCGGGATCCTCCGCAACGAGGAGGACAAGGTCCTCGGGATATTCAGCCGGCAGACCTACCCGGAGGT
This sequence is a window from Gemmatimonadota bacterium. Protein-coding genes within it:
- a CDS encoding ATP-binding protein, with product MTTPQTSTVPDAALAEIAAISSDAIICVDDSHLIIFFNAGAEAVFGWTAEEVLGEPLDRLLPAAARDAHGAHLEAFARSADRARPMGQRTPIAGVRKSGEEFPAEASIAKVEHDGRLVLAVALRDNSERARAEREQQFLARAGVVLASSLDVEETCRHTARLGVGDGAAWSAVYLLDPGSNVLCRAACEHARASHRAQLKGLPARIEAGQAAFGVGVGGTARLLDELPEALEVDPDAGLVPSAKRSVIVAPLPARDAAVGVLVLVAPDDVSFDGNAVFAAQELAGRAAVAIDNARLYESARRAVLGRDEIMSIVSHDIGTAISAILVSGKALERRLGDAPEADLVSNIRNAARQVGRLVSDLLDAERLERGGLSVRPEATRVADVVRRAREIVDPPADTRGVRIRVEVGTQTPSLMADADRVVQILCNVVGNAVKYSPDGGAVTVTVAGTGSPAPAAPQAAVPVEEEARFVHFRISDDGPGIASEDLSRLFEPFWRRPNDPVGGAGLGLAIARGLVRAHGGEIAVESALGDGTAVSFTIPAAPRDADD
- a CDS encoding GPP34 family phosphoprotein, with the translated sequence MSRPNRIDRTMTMKDLFLHEELTLLALRDRAGTFVSGTQYPYAVGGAVLAELLMARRIGRTVHRGKRRIEVIDSAPTGDPLLDQWIEKMSASRKPRSMKEWVGKIGEIGRLKHRVAVQLCRRGILRNEEDKVLGIFSRQTYPEVNPEPERRLLDRLEAAIFSDGDVDPRTAVLVALANAGGILRVVFDKRRLKERKERIAAISEGQMTAEAAKEAIEAMQAAVMVAVILPTFIATTTT